A single Curtobacterium sp. MCJR17_020 DNA region contains:
- the purH gene encoding bifunctional phosphoribosylaminoimidazolecarboxamide formyltransferase/IMP cyclohydrolase produces MSVHAADPSLYRDRDVVPVRRALISVSDKSGLLELAGALAESGVEIVSTGSTAQTIRDAGYAVTDVASVTGFPESLDGRVKTLHPSVHAGLLADLRLESHEQQLADLGIAAFELVVVNLYPFVETVASGADTATVVENVDIGGPAMVRASAKNHPNVAIVVSPSSYAEVVEAVRAGGTSLELRKRLAAQAFAHTAAYDTAVASYFASDVVAAAAAPTTSGDIQTPGAFDEHLGFTADLSATLRYGENAHQAAALYTSADGAGIAQATQLHGKEMSYNNYVDADAAVRAAFDFDTPAVAIIKHANPCGIAIAPSDAADPIASAHAAAHACDPLSAFGGVIAANRPVTVAMAETVKDIFTEVVVAPGFDPEALEILSRKKNIRLLTLPADFALAPREVKQISGGFLVQDADRFTAFDQSTWTLVAGAPADDQTLADLAFAWKASRSVKSNAILLANQGASVGVGMGQVNRVDSCHLAVNRAGDRATGSVAASDAFFPFADGLQVLLDAGVRAVAQPGGSVRDDEVIAAATAAGVTMYFTGERHFFH; encoded by the coding sequence ATGAGCGTGCACGCAGCCGACCCCAGCCTCTACCGCGACCGTGACGTGGTGCCGGTCCGCCGCGCACTCATCTCGGTGAGCGACAAGTCCGGCCTGCTCGAGCTCGCCGGCGCCCTCGCCGAGTCGGGTGTCGAGATCGTGTCGACGGGGTCCACCGCCCAGACCATCCGCGACGCCGGGTACGCCGTCACCGACGTCGCGAGCGTCACCGGGTTCCCGGAGTCGCTCGACGGCCGGGTCAAGACGCTGCACCCCTCGGTGCACGCTGGTCTGCTCGCCGACCTGCGCCTCGAGTCGCACGAGCAGCAGCTCGCCGACCTCGGGATCGCGGCGTTCGAGCTCGTCGTCGTGAACCTGTACCCGTTCGTCGAGACGGTGGCCTCTGGTGCCGACACCGCGACCGTGGTCGAGAACGTCGACATCGGCGGCCCCGCGATGGTCCGTGCGTCGGCGAAGAACCACCCGAACGTCGCGATCGTCGTCTCGCCGTCGTCCTACGCCGAGGTCGTCGAGGCCGTCCGCGCCGGCGGCACCTCGCTCGAACTCCGCAAGCGTCTGGCGGCCCAGGCGTTCGCGCACACCGCGGCGTACGACACCGCGGTGGCGTCCTACTTCGCCAGCGACGTGGTCGCGGCCGCTGCGGCGCCGACGACCAGCGGCGACATCCAGACGCCCGGCGCGTTCGACGAGCACCTCGGCTTCACCGCCGACCTGTCGGCCACGCTCCGCTACGGCGAGAACGCGCACCAGGCAGCCGCGCTGTACACGAGCGCCGACGGCGCCGGCATCGCGCAGGCGACGCAGCTGCACGGCAAGGAGATGTCGTACAACAACTACGTCGACGCTGACGCGGCGGTCCGTGCGGCGTTCGACTTCGACACCCCCGCGGTCGCGATCATCAAGCACGCCAACCCGTGCGGCATCGCGATCGCCCCGTCGGACGCCGCCGACCCGATCGCCTCGGCCCACGCCGCCGCGCACGCCTGCGACCCGCTGTCGGCGTTCGGCGGGGTCATCGCCGCGAACCGTCCGGTCACCGTGGCGATGGCCGAGACCGTGAAGGACATCTTCACCGAGGTCGTCGTCGCCCCGGGCTTCGACCCCGAGGCGCTCGAGATCCTGTCGCGCAAGAAGAACATCCGCCTGCTCACGCTGCCGGCCGACTTCGCCCTGGCGCCGCGCGAGGTCAAGCAGATCTCCGGCGGCTTCCTGGTGCAGGACGCCGACCGCTTCACGGCGTTCGACCAGTCCACGTGGACCCTGGTCGCCGGCGCGCCCGCCGACGACCAGACCCTCGCCGACCTGGCCTTCGCGTGGAAGGCGAGCCGTTCGGTCAAGTCGAACGCCATCCTGCTGGCGAACCAGGGCGCGAGCGTCGGGGTCGGCATGGGCCAGGTCAACCGGGTGGACTCGTGCCACCTCGCGGTGAACCGTGCCGGTGACCGCGCGACCGGCAGCGTCGCGGCGTCCGATGCGTTCTTCCCGTTCGCCGACGGCCTGCAGGTGCTGCTCGACGCCGGTGTGCGTGCGGTGGCCCAGCCCGGTGGCAGCGTCCGCGACGACGAGGTCATCGCCGCGGCGACGGCCGCGGGCGTCACCATGTACTTCACGGGCGAGCGCCACTTCTTCCACTGA
- a CDS encoding DUF6350 family protein produces the protein MNRLGTALLAAIEAVVTVGVGIGIALVPLTLLWGFEYGLQVDWDVFWKATGSVWLVGHGVDVSFLLGSALAKSSGVSGAADPIHVTLAALGFAVVTAWLGARAGRRFAETEHRTTGLLVGTAVVAALGLGVALSSTSAATQPTIWQAVVLPALWFGIPALISSEVCRRRRDLPADPATQRVLDLLDRVPELWRAIAGFGLRAGTAATGVVVAFAGVVVAFLLFTSFAEVITLYEQSHAGVIGGIALTVGQLAFLPDFVGWATSWLVGPGFAIGTGSSVSPIATTLGPIPGLPVFGALPTSGHTFGLVWILVPVIAGFAIGGSMRPRLVRALGNADSALHRALAGVATGVVAGVLTGLIAWVSSGSFGPGRLADVGPHALVVGGFAALEIGLPAVIALAAGSDLVRLPDRGWTRERWTEADDDDADRSGAEAGTGSLLAALDQAGAGRTTDVHRFVVEETHDGSTAARPRTAVEHPTEPIADGPVAPAPIATPRTPRTPRTPPRDPDHDVELPAWAKTDAVASERLVDESPTEPRSSGRAAMGALRDRLHGVADGARERAGGLRERAGGLRDRAGGLRDRVTGADAVAEQQRPAPAPERPATSTSTPDHTDAQPAFPWSTEEFVAGRDDVADEPAAPEAPAAAPTQSSRPANWDVTDQIPDEELPWWRRPKDDH, from the coding sequence ATGAACCGCCTGGGAACCGCTCTGCTCGCCGCGATCGAGGCGGTCGTGACGGTCGGCGTCGGCATCGGGATCGCACTGGTGCCGCTCACCCTGCTGTGGGGCTTCGAGTACGGCCTGCAGGTCGACTGGGACGTGTTCTGGAAGGCCACCGGCAGCGTCTGGCTCGTCGGCCACGGCGTCGACGTCTCGTTCCTGCTCGGCTCCGCGCTGGCGAAGAGCTCCGGGGTCAGCGGTGCCGCCGACCCCATCCACGTGACGCTCGCGGCGCTCGGCTTCGCAGTCGTGACCGCCTGGCTCGGTGCACGTGCTGGTCGACGCTTCGCGGAGACCGAGCACCGCACCACCGGCCTGCTGGTGGGGACGGCGGTCGTCGCGGCGCTCGGCCTCGGCGTCGCGCTGTCGTCGACCTCCGCCGCCACGCAGCCGACGATCTGGCAGGCAGTGGTCCTGCCCGCCCTGTGGTTCGGGATCCCGGCGCTCATCAGCTCGGAGGTCTGCCGACGACGGCGGGACCTGCCGGCGGACCCCGCCACCCAGCGTGTGCTCGACCTGCTCGACCGCGTGCCCGAGCTCTGGCGTGCGATCGCCGGGTTCGGTCTCCGCGCCGGGACCGCCGCCACCGGAGTCGTCGTCGCGTTCGCCGGGGTCGTCGTCGCGTTCCTGCTCTTCACCTCGTTCGCCGAGGTCATCACCCTGTACGAGCAGTCGCACGCGGGCGTGATCGGCGGCATCGCCCTCACCGTCGGGCAGCTCGCGTTCCTGCCGGACTTCGTCGGGTGGGCGACGTCGTGGCTGGTCGGCCCCGGGTTCGCCATCGGGACCGGTTCGAGCGTGTCCCCGATCGCCACGACCCTCGGACCGATCCCCGGACTGCCGGTGTTCGGCGCACTGCCGACCTCGGGCCACACCTTCGGCCTGGTCTGGATCCTGGTACCGGTGATCGCCGGCTTCGCGATCGGCGGCTCGATGCGCCCGCGACTCGTCCGTGCGCTGGGGAACGCCGACTCCGCACTCCACCGAGCGCTCGCCGGTGTCGCGACGGGCGTCGTCGCCGGTGTCCTGACCGGGCTGATCGCCTGGGTGTCGTCGGGTTCGTTCGGCCCCGGACGACTGGCCGACGTCGGCCCGCACGCCCTGGTGGTCGGTGGCTTCGCCGCGCTCGAGATCGGCCTGCCGGCAGTCATCGCCCTCGCTGCGGGTAGCGACCTCGTCCGCCTGCCCGACCGGGGCTGGACACGGGAGCGCTGGACCGAGGCGGACGACGACGACGCGGACCGCAGCGGAGCCGAGGCCGGGACGGGATCGCTCCTCGCCGCGCTCGACCAGGCCGGCGCGGGACGGACCACCGACGTGCACCGGTTCGTCGTCGAGGAGACGCACGACGGGTCGACCGCTGCCCGCCCCCGCACCGCCGTGGAGCACCCGACGGAACCGATCGCCGACGGACCGGTCGCGCCGGCGCCCATCGCGACGCCTCGGACGCCTCGGACGCCTCGGACGCCCCCACGTGACCCGGACCACGACGTGGAACTGCCGGCCTGGGCCAAGACCGACGCCGTCGCTTCGGAGCGCCTGGTCGACGAGAGCCCGACCGAGCCCCGCTCGTCGGGACGTGCGGCGATGGGCGCCCTGCGCGATCGACTGCACGGTGTCGCCGACGGTGCGCGCGAACGGGCCGGTGGACTCCGCGAGCGAGCTGGTGGACTCCGCGACCGCGCCGGTGGACTCCGCGACCGCGTGACCGGTGCCGACGCCGTAGCCGAGCAGCAGCGCCCTGCGCCCGCTCCGGAACGGCCCGCCACGTCGACGTCCACTCCCGACCACACCGACGCGCAGCCGGCGTTCCCGTGGAGCACCGAGGAGTTCGTCGCCGGACGGGACGACGTCGCCGACGAACCGGCCGCACCCGAGGCCCCCGCCGCCGCTCCCACCCAGTCGTCCCGTCCGGCGAACTGGGACGTCACCGACCAGATCCCCGACGAGGAGCTGCCCTGGTGGCGCCGCCCGAAGGACGATCACTAG
- the sucD gene encoding succinate--CoA ligase subunit alpha, with product MSIFLNKDSKVIVQGITGGEGTKHTALMLKAGTQVVGGVNARKAGTTVTHGDVSLPVFGTVREAIDTTGADVSIVFVPPAFAKDAVLEAIDAAIPLVVVITEGIPVQDAAEFWAHAKALGGKTRIIGPNCPGIITPGESLVGITPATITGKGPIGLVSKSGTLTYQMMYELRDLGFSTAIGIGGDPVIGTTHIDALAAFEADPETEAIVMIGEIGGDAEERAAEFIKAHVTKPVVGYVAGFTAPEGKTMGHAGAIVSGSAGTAEAKKQALEAAGVKVGKTPSETAALLREVVAAR from the coding sequence ATGTCGATCTTCCTCAACAAGGACTCCAAGGTCATCGTCCAGGGCATCACCGGCGGCGAGGGTACCAAGCACACCGCCCTCATGCTGAAGGCCGGCACCCAGGTCGTCGGTGGCGTCAACGCCCGCAAGGCCGGCACCACCGTCACCCACGGCGACGTGTCGCTGCCCGTCTTCGGCACCGTGCGCGAGGCCATCGACACCACCGGCGCCGACGTCTCCATCGTCTTCGTGCCGCCGGCCTTCGCCAAGGACGCCGTGCTCGAGGCCATCGATGCCGCGATCCCGCTCGTCGTCGTCATCACCGAGGGCATCCCGGTGCAGGACGCCGCCGAGTTCTGGGCGCACGCCAAGGCGCTCGGCGGGAAGACCCGCATCATCGGCCCGAACTGCCCCGGCATCATCACCCCGGGGGAGTCGCTCGTCGGCATCACCCCGGCGACGATCACCGGCAAGGGCCCGATCGGCCTCGTCTCGAAGTCGGGCACCCTGACCTACCAGATGATGTACGAGCTGCGGGACCTGGGCTTCTCGACCGCCATCGGCATCGGCGGCGACCCGGTCATCGGGACCACGCACATCGACGCGCTCGCCGCGTTCGAGGCGGACCCCGAGACCGAGGCCATCGTGATGATCGGTGAGATCGGTGGCGACGCCGAGGAGCGCGCAGCCGAGTTCATCAAGGCGCACGTCACGAAGCCGGTCGTCGGCTACGTCGCGGGCTTCACCGCCCCCGAGGGCAAGACGATGGGCCACGCCGGAGCGATCGTGTCCGGTTCCGCCGGCACCGCCGAGGCGAAGAAGCAGGCGCTCGAGGCCGCCGGCGTCAAGGTCGGCAAGACGCCGTCCGAGACCGCTGCGCTGCTGCGCGAGGTCGTCGCCGCCCGCTAG
- the purN gene encoding phosphoribosylglycinamide formyltransferase — protein sequence MLELVVLISGTGSNLRALLEATFDAEYPARVVAIGADRDAEGLGLGEEFSIPTFTVPFSRYETRAEWGQSLAEQIRPWSPDLLVLSGLMRLLPPAVVSEFAPGIINTHPAYLPEFPGAHGVRDALAAGVTETGASVIAVDDGVDTGPILAQERVPVLPGDSESTLHDRIKPVERRLLIQTILDIANGTTDLKGTPSA from the coding sequence GTGCTCGAACTGGTCGTCCTGATCTCCGGTACCGGGTCGAACCTCCGAGCCCTGCTCGAAGCGACCTTCGACGCCGAGTACCCCGCCCGTGTCGTCGCCATCGGTGCCGACCGCGACGCCGAGGGTCTCGGTCTGGGCGAGGAGTTCTCGATCCCGACCTTCACGGTGCCGTTCTCGCGCTACGAGACCCGCGCCGAGTGGGGACAGTCGCTCGCCGAGCAGATCCGCCCGTGGTCGCCCGACCTGCTCGTGCTCTCGGGCCTGATGCGCCTGCTGCCCCCGGCCGTGGTGTCCGAGTTCGCCCCGGGCATCATCAACACCCACCCGGCGTACCTGCCCGAGTTCCCCGGCGCCCACGGCGTGCGGGACGCCCTGGCAGCCGGCGTCACCGAGACCGGCGCGAGCGTCATCGCGGTCGACGACGGCGTGGACACCGGCCCGATCCTGGCCCAGGAGCGCGTCCCCGTGCTCCCGGGCGACTCCGAGTCGACGCTGCACGACCGCATCAAGCCGGTCGAGCGCCGCCTGCTCATCCAGACCATCCTCGACATCGCCAACGGCACCACCGACCTGAAGGGCACCCCGAGCGCATGA
- a CDS encoding GNAT family N-acetyltransferase, producing MADLRLEELSAKTAAAANSLTLKPGQEQFVQPTTYGVAESDVKPSSAWTRVVLDGDEVLGLIIGSFDADNAQEELRSAIWRVNVAGTAQGRGVGRFAVHGLADEARSRGQERLTVVYEPGGDDSPEAFFRAVGFEVVRETQYGDHFAVLTL from the coding sequence ATGGCCGACCTGCGTCTCGAAGAACTCTCCGCGAAGACCGCTGCCGCGGCGAACTCCCTGACGCTCAAGCCGGGTCAGGAACAGTTCGTGCAGCCGACCACCTACGGGGTTGCCGAGTCCGACGTCAAGCCGAGCTCCGCGTGGACCCGGGTGGTCCTGGACGGCGACGAGGTCCTCGGCCTCATCATCGGTTCGTTCGACGCCGACAACGCGCAGGAAGAGCTGCGCAGCGCCATCTGGCGCGTCAACGTCGCCGGCACCGCGCAGGGTCGCGGCGTCGGCCGCTTCGCCGTGCACGGCCTGGCGGACGAGGCCCGCAGCCGTGGGCAGGAACGCCTGACGGTCGTGTACGAGCCCGGTGGTGACGACAGCCCCGAGGCGTTCTTCCGCGCCGTGGGCTTCGAGGTCGTCCGCGAGACCCAGTACGGCGACCACTTCGCGGTCCTGACGCTCTAG
- a CDS encoding ABC transporter ATP-binding protein: protein MSKSPTTARPSTFRAIARIYPYVKPYQGRLIGGMAAAMGASLVALAIPYVLQWLVDGPLSSKDGAQIWPAGLGVLALGVLEAFFIASRRRMVMRPSTRIEASMRNSLYAKLQDLPVAFHDRWESGQLLSRSVSDLSLIRRWLAFGVVLLVVNVVTIVVGFVVLFTFGWLLGLIFLIASIPLWINGLLFERRYSVVARRSQDQVGDLATSVEQSVHGIRVLKAFGRGGSKLEEFSEQAEALRGTEIKKAKAIASIWLWLLLVPDVAFALCLLAGIWLASQGEMTVGQLFAFFATATVLRFPIESIGFLLSMTFDTRTAVDRFFEVMDSENTITDPQDPKTIAEPHGALSFNGVHFRYQDSAPQYPDLINGVELQLQPGETMALVGLTGCGKTTLLSLVPRLYDVTGGSVTIDGVDIRDLTREELRRHVGVAFEDATLFSSTVRENVLLGRPDVQGAEAEALMREALDIAQASFVDDLPDGVDTRVGEEGLSLSGGQRQRLALARAIAARPSVLVLDDPLSALDVDTEARVEAGLRRVLADTTSLIVAHRPSTVTLADRVALMENGVVTAVGTHHDLMATNEHYRYVISSLDDDDATARQEAMA, encoded by the coding sequence ATGTCCAAGTCGCCCACCACGGCGCGCCCGTCCACCTTCCGCGCGATCGCGCGGATCTACCCCTACGTGAAGCCCTACCAGGGGCGCCTCATCGGCGGCATGGCCGCAGCGATGGGAGCCTCCTTGGTGGCGCTCGCAATCCCCTACGTCCTGCAGTGGCTCGTCGACGGACCGCTGTCATCGAAGGACGGCGCACAGATCTGGCCAGCCGGCCTCGGCGTGCTCGCCCTCGGTGTGCTCGAGGCGTTCTTCATCGCCTCGCGCCGCCGGATGGTGATGCGCCCCTCGACGCGGATCGAGGCCAGCATGCGGAACTCGCTGTACGCGAAGCTGCAGGACCTGCCCGTCGCGTTCCACGACCGGTGGGAGTCGGGGCAGCTGCTGTCCCGTTCCGTGTCGGACCTGTCGCTGATCCGCCGCTGGCTGGCCTTCGGTGTCGTCCTGCTCGTCGTGAACGTCGTGACGATCGTCGTCGGCTTCGTCGTGCTGTTCACCTTCGGGTGGCTGCTCGGGCTGATCTTCCTGATCGCGTCGATCCCGCTGTGGATCAACGGGCTGCTGTTCGAGCGTCGGTACTCCGTGGTCGCGCGCCGCAGCCAGGACCAGGTCGGTGACCTCGCGACGAGCGTCGAGCAGTCGGTGCACGGCATCCGCGTGCTCAAGGCGTTCGGCCGCGGCGGGTCGAAGCTGGAGGAGTTCAGCGAGCAGGCCGAAGCCCTGCGCGGCACGGAGATCAAGAAGGCGAAGGCCATCGCGAGCATCTGGCTGTGGCTACTGCTCGTGCCGGACGTCGCGTTCGCGCTGTGCTTGCTCGCCGGAATCTGGCTGGCGTCGCAGGGCGAGATGACCGTCGGTCAGCTGTTCGCGTTCTTCGCGACGGCGACGGTGCTGCGGTTCCCGATCGAGTCGATCGGCTTCCTGCTCTCGATGACGTTCGACACCCGCACGGCGGTCGACCGCTTCTTCGAGGTCATGGACTCCGAGAACACCATCACGGACCCGCAGGACCCGAAGACGATCGCGGAGCCGCACGGTGCACTGTCGTTCAACGGCGTGCACTTCCGGTACCAGGACTCTGCGCCGCAGTACCCGGACCTGATCAACGGCGTCGAGCTGCAGCTGCAGCCGGGCGAGACCATGGCGCTCGTCGGGCTCACGGGCTGTGGCAAGACGACGCTCCTCTCGCTGGTGCCGCGCCTGTACGACGTGACCGGTGGTTCGGTCACGATCGACGGGGTCGACATCCGCGACCTCACCCGCGAAGAACTGCGCCGGCACGTCGGCGTCGCCTTCGAGGACGCCACCCTGTTCTCGTCGACCGTGCGCGAGAACGTGCTGCTCGGTCGTCCAGACGTGCAGGGTGCCGAGGCCGAGGCGCTCATGCGCGAGGCACTCGACATCGCGCAGGCGTCCTTCGTGGACGACCTGCCCGACGGCGTGGACACCCGGGTGGGCGAAGAGGGGCTGTCACTGTCCGGTGGACAGCGCCAGCGCTTGGCACTCGCTCGCGCGATCGCCGCGCGGCCGTCGGTGCTCGTGCTCGACGACCCGCTGTCGGCGCTCGACGTCGACACCGAGGCTCGGGTCGAGGCGGGCCTGCGCCGCGTGCTCGCCGACACCACCTCGCTCATCGTGGCGCACCGTCCGTCGACGGTGACGCTGGCCGACCGGGTCGCCCTGATGGAGAACGGCGTCGTCACCGCCGTCGGGACCCACCACGACCTGATGGCCACCAACGAGCACTACCGCTACGTCATCTCGTCGCTCGACGACGATGACGCGACCGCACGACAGGAGGCGATGGCATGA
- a CDS encoding MGMT family protein, with translation MPSDDVPSDDVAVDFGAAVAEVVRMIPSGHVMTYGDVAAALGSRASRAVGKVMAHEGADLPWWRVVRAGGHPPLHHEARALQHYRAEGTPLVQGTAAWRLDMRRARWSPSTEADDPF, from the coding sequence GTGCCGTCCGACGACGTGCCCTCCGACGACGTTGCCGTCGACTTCGGCGCTGCCGTCGCTGAGGTGGTCCGGATGATCCCGTCCGGTCACGTCATGACGTACGGCGACGTCGCCGCGGCGCTCGGCTCACGCGCGTCGCGTGCGGTCGGCAAGGTGATGGCCCACGAGGGCGCCGACCTGCCCTGGTGGCGTGTCGTGCGCGCGGGTGGGCACCCGCCGCTGCACCACGAGGCTCGTGCGCTCCAGCACTACCGCGCGGAGGGGACGCCGCTCGTGCAGGGGACGGCGGCCTGGAGGCTCGACATGCGTCGTGCCCGCTGGTCGCCGTCCACGGAGGCGGACGACCCGTTCTGA
- a CDS encoding DUF805 domain-containing protein, whose protein sequence is MSNDSVQPGGVALRDPFYGAPFTEAVRRFWRKYTVFTGRASRAEFWWWWITSLAIGLVLQLVPQAFTPDTALFENPVGSYLFVLWGLATLIGSLALGVRRLHDAGLSGFWQFLHVVPGIGSLVVYVLCLIPTSPKGERFDR, encoded by the coding sequence ATGAGCAACGACAGCGTGCAGCCCGGCGGCGTCGCCCTGCGCGACCCCTTCTACGGCGCACCCTTCACCGAGGCCGTCCGGCGGTTCTGGCGGAAGTACACCGTGTTCACCGGACGGGCCTCGCGTGCCGAGTTCTGGTGGTGGTGGATCACGTCGCTCGCGATCGGACTCGTGCTGCAGCTCGTCCCGCAGGCGTTCACGCCGGACACCGCGCTGTTCGAGAACCCCGTCGGGTCATACCTGTTCGTCCTCTGGGGCCTCGCGACCCTGATCGGGTCACTCGCCCTCGGCGTCCGACGGCTGCACGACGCCGGCCTGTCCGGCTTCTGGCAGTTCCTGCACGTCGTGCCGGGCATCGGCTCGCTCGTCGTGTACGTGCTGTGCCTGATCCCGACGAGCCCGAAGGGCGAGCGCTTCGACCGCTGA
- a CDS encoding ABC transporter ATP-binding protein — MSQQTDQNLPGGTASVPQEAPDEQSAAPVTASITTLGVRGEEREDFTKAESKRLRRRSLALLGSLAAPLKLRLVLLGIVVVVSTAGTVAGPALIAWGIDNALPAVMDQNDWVPAFGVVATYIVVAVLGAVLTAWYTVLAARISQAILFDLRKRVFLHTQRLSLEFHETYTSGRIISRQTSDLDSIRELLDSGLNQLIQGVLYMAFTAVALVLLDPTSGLVLAVSLVPLWFLIRWFQKNSQTLFRATRVTSARVIVHFVETMTGIRAVQAFRKESRNKDEYGGFVEDYRLANTKVFNLFGTFDPVLVLIGNATLAAVVIVGGFRIVGGTLEVGALLAVALYAKRFFDPAQELAMFYNGYQSASAAMEKISGVLEERPSVPDPVKPTKLADATGKMDFDEVVFAYNAGKVVLPEFDLHIPSGQTIALVGSTGAGKSTLAKLMARFYDPSHGSVRLDGVDLRDLDTKDMRRAIVMVTQEAYLFSGTVADNIALGKPGASRAEIEASAKAVGAHEFIMALPDGYDTDVNKRGGRVSAGQRQLLSFARAFIADPKVLILDEATASLDIPSERLVQEGLETLLADRTAVIIAHRLSTVAIAHRVLVMEHGKIVEDGTPADLISGTGRFAQLHAAWRDSLV; from the coding sequence ATGAGCCAGCAGACCGACCAGAACCTGCCGGGAGGCACGGCGTCCGTCCCGCAGGAAGCTCCGGACGAGCAGTCTGCCGCGCCCGTCACCGCCTCGATCACCACCCTGGGCGTGCGCGGCGAGGAGCGCGAGGACTTCACCAAGGCGGAGAGCAAGCGCCTGCGGCGTCGTTCCCTCGCCCTGCTCGGTTCCCTCGCGGCCCCGCTGAAGCTCCGCCTGGTGCTGCTCGGGATCGTCGTCGTGGTCTCCACGGCGGGCACCGTCGCTGGCCCGGCGCTCATCGCGTGGGGCATCGACAACGCCCTGCCAGCCGTGATGGACCAGAACGACTGGGTGCCGGCGTTCGGCGTCGTCGCGACGTACATCGTCGTGGCCGTCCTCGGCGCGGTGCTCACCGCCTGGTACACCGTGCTCGCCGCACGGATCAGCCAGGCGATCCTGTTCGACCTGCGCAAGCGGGTGTTCCTGCACACGCAGCGGTTGTCGCTCGAGTTCCACGAGACCTACACGTCCGGCCGGATCATCTCCCGCCAGACGAGTGACCTCGACTCGATCCGCGAGCTGCTCGACTCCGGCCTGAACCAGCTCATCCAGGGCGTGCTGTACATGGCGTTCACCGCCGTGGCCCTGGTGCTGCTCGACCCGACGTCCGGCCTCGTGCTCGCGGTGTCGCTCGTGCCGCTCTGGTTCCTGATCCGCTGGTTCCAGAAGAACTCGCAGACGCTGTTCCGCGCCACCCGTGTCACCTCGGCGCGCGTGATCGTGCACTTCGTCGAGACGATGACGGGCATCCGCGCCGTGCAGGCGTTCCGCAAGGAGTCCCGCAACAAGGACGAGTACGGCGGCTTCGTCGAGGACTACCGGCTGGCGAACACGAAGGTGTTCAACCTGTTCGGGACGTTCGACCCGGTGCTCGTGCTCATCGGCAACGCCACGCTCGCCGCGGTCGTCATCGTCGGTGGGTTCCGGATCGTCGGCGGGACGCTCGAGGTCGGTGCGCTGCTCGCGGTCGCGCTGTACGCCAAGCGCTTCTTCGACCCGGCGCAGGAACTCGCGATGTTCTACAACGGGTACCAGTCGGCCTCGGCGGCGATGGAGAAGATCTCCGGCGTCCTCGAGGAGCGGCCGAGCGTGCCGGACCCCGTGAAGCCGACCAAGCTGGCCGACGCCACGGGGAAGATGGACTTCGACGAGGTCGTGTTCGCGTACAACGCGGGCAAGGTCGTCCTGCCGGAGTTCGACCTGCACATCCCGTCCGGGCAGACCATCGCGCTCGTCGGGTCCACCGGCGCCGGCAAGTCGACGCTCGCCAAGCTCATGGCGCGCTTCTACGACCCGTCGCACGGTTCCGTACGGCTCGACGGCGTGGACCTGCGCGACCTCGACACGAAGGACATGCGCCGCGCGATCGTCATGGTCACGCAGGAGGCGTACCTGTTCTCCGGCACGGTCGCGGACAACATCGCGCTCGGCAAGCCGGGGGCCTCCCGTGCCGAGATCGAGGCGTCCGCCAAGGCGGTCGGCGCGCACGAGTTCATCATGGCGCTCCCCGACGGGTACGACACCGACGTGAACAAGCGCGGTGGTCGTGTCTCGGCGGGACAGCGGCAGCTGCTCTCGTTCGCGCGGGCGTTCATCGCGGACCCGAAGGTGCTCATCCTCGACGAGGCCACGGCGTCGCTCGACATCCCCTCGGAGCGGCTGGTGCAGGAAGGGCTCGAGACCCTGCTCGCCGACCGCACCGCGGTGATCATCGCGCACCGCCTGTCCACGGTCGCGATCGCCCACCGCGTGCTGGTGATGGAACACGGGAAGATCGTCGAGGACGGCACCCCCGCCGACCTCATCTCGGGTACCGGGCGGTTCGCCCAGCTGCACGCGGCCTGGCGCGACTCGCTCGTGTAG